A stretch of the uncultured Desulfobacter sp. genome encodes the following:
- a CDS encoding sigma 54-interacting transcriptional regulator — translation MLEYTPIAQFAIGTDHKVKVWNKACEVLTGVSAEEIIGTDHQWKIFYSKKRPVLADLVVEQDYEKFLEIYGSKNPAQSSIVPNAWEATDYFENFNGKSRYIYFMAAPVFDDEGNITGAVTTLQDITLRKMQEDAMKRESKELQQQYSLLQSSMGERFKFCNIIGKSQKMQEVYDVILRAAASADSVVIHGESGVGKELVARAIHDTSQRKNAPFIPVNCGAISESLLENEFFGHVKGAFTGAYSDKKGFLANVQGGTLFLDEVGELSLNMQVKLLRAIEGGGYSPVGSTEVLYSDFRIVAASNQNLWEEVQKGALRSDFFYRLYVIPVDIPPLRERKEDLALLADYFFSQMDSPLHFDALPGKDIKALYNYHWPGNVRELQNVLRRYVTFNNLDFMALPDIDPPVIPPQPPPGVVTVSDSVTDLPLTDAAAQFEKQLILSALNHCRWHRENAAEKLGISRRTLYRKMMAHGLVNALS, via the coding sequence GTGCTTGAATATACGCCGATTGCCCAGTTTGCCATAGGGACCGACCACAAGGTAAAGGTCTGGAACAAAGCTTGTGAAGTGCTTACCGGCGTTTCCGCCGAGGAAATTATCGGCACAGACCATCAGTGGAAGATTTTTTATTCTAAAAAACGGCCCGTTCTGGCTGATCTTGTTGTCGAACAGGACTATGAAAAGTTCCTTGAAATATACGGATCAAAAAATCCAGCCCAGTCCAGCATTGTGCCCAATGCCTGGGAAGCAACAGATTATTTTGAAAATTTTAACGGAAAATCAAGATATATCTATTTTATGGCGGCGCCTGTCTTTGATGATGAGGGCAATATCACCGGTGCAGTCACCACCCTTCAGGACATAACGCTTCGTAAAATGCAGGAAGACGCCATGAAGCGCGAATCCAAAGAGCTTCAGCAACAATACTCGCTGTTGCAGTCCTCAATGGGAGAGCGCTTCAAGTTCTGCAATATCATCGGCAAAAGTCAAAAAATGCAGGAGGTTTATGACGTAATTTTACGGGCCGCTGCCAGTGCTGACAGTGTTGTTATCCATGGCGAATCAGGCGTGGGAAAAGAGTTGGTTGCAAGGGCCATACATGATACCAGTCAAAGGAAAAACGCGCCGTTTATCCCCGTTAACTGCGGCGCAATTTCTGAATCCCTTTTGGAAAATGAGTTTTTTGGTCATGTAAAAGGCGCCTTTACCGGTGCCTATAGTGACAAAAAGGGCTTTTTGGCCAATGTTCAGGGCGGTACATTGTTTCTTGATGAAGTTGGGGAACTTTCTTTGAATATGCAGGTCAAGCTTTTGCGGGCAATAGAAGGCGGTGGGTATTCACCGGTGGGGAGCACCGAAGTGCTTTATTCCGATTTCAGGATTGTTGCCGCCAGCAACCAGAATTTATGGGAGGAAGTTCAAAAAGGCGCGCTCCGCAGCGATTTCTTTTACCGCTTATACGTTATACCTGTGGATATTCCGCCACTGCGTGAGCGCAAAGAGGATCTTGCTCTTCTTGCCGATTATTTTTTCAGCCAGATGGACTCACCACTTCATTTTGATGCCTTGCCCGGAAAAGATATAAAAGCATTATACAATTACCACTGGCCTGGAAATGTCAGGGAGTTGCAGAATGTTCTACGCAGATACGTTACCTTTAACAATCTTGATTTTATGGCTCTTCCAGATATCGACCCCCCTGTCATTCCGCCTCAACCCCCCCCGGGAGTCGTTACTGTTTCTGATTCCGTTACTGATCTTCCGCTGACAGATGCCGCGGCCCAGTTTGAAAAACAACTCATTCTTTCTGCCCTTAATCATTGCAGGTGGCACAGGGAAAATGCCGCAGAAAAACTGGGGATCTCCCGGAGGACACTCTACCGCAAAATGATGGCCCATGGGCTTGTAAACGCCCTTTCATAA
- a CDS encoding DUF294 nucleotidyltransferase-like domain-containing protein has product MTLGNKKLKTLIYNNIEEENGEKFTSGIVVSTVLGVVSILMFIVSFYAIIIPMFERSVMDRKKEMIHELTNTAWSVLSEHDEAFKAGRITLDEAQILAAEEVGKMRYGSEQKNYFWITTTDPVMINHPYRSDLNGENLRDFADKHGNQLFADAADLVNEKGEGIIQYYWKRKADASSEVPKLSYVKAYPAWNWIVGTGIYLDDVRQEIKRLRDKLLRISVLIIGIIVVVLVYVLKQTRIIEGKRRDAVNELRLSNQRYKSLVGASTEGTLMVVERKVVFANSKFISLLDSETESIVGTDFSELFQLSWDEMVSGIKNPNQTHAFETELLKSKAGYQHIVAYVTQVEQSDSTAYIVVIKNITEKNRLRLDTQKLSEDVQLSLQLMNQPVKNLVNENIYCDINMPIGKVIELMKSKRSEIISVKSSEETVGVVTDKDIRNRLMNDSITMDSSIVKIMTSPVISINQGALLYEAVLLFREHNISHLMVTNHNNIINGNISYLKCLEMQNNSLTFLIQEIQKCDVIRDMRNIYNKVPVLIQAIFTSTDNISSVSRIITSIADAINKRVIEMAIAEVGQPPCAFAFIAMGSEGRGEQTLKTDQDNAIIFAEPSDDNKQYFLRLSVVINENLHKIGYARCEGDLMAGNPEWCNHVDEWKEIFSTWINNPVGLNVLDGSLFFDMRLVFGDPQLSSRLIDFVYEELKGKNEFFSQLIKTVASSKPAFENQRVDIKKFLIPIVGYLRAKALFYSIKQTNSMMRLNYLMAYDLISESKAQEIEKMYNFLMHLRIKCQVSLILDNDWPSNSISLNNLTAIEQETLRNIIKEVQKLQEELQTIL; this is encoded by the coding sequence ATGACACTGGGAAACAAGAAGCTGAAGACATTGATATACAACAATATAGAAGAAGAAAATGGTGAAAAGTTTACATCAGGTATCGTCGTATCAACGGTATTGGGTGTGGTAAGTATCCTCATGTTTATTGTTTCGTTTTACGCAATTATTATTCCAATGTTTGAGCGCAGTGTGATGGATAGAAAAAAGGAAATGATTCATGAATTAACCAATACGGCCTGGAGTGTTTTGTCCGAACATGATGAGGCATTCAAAGCCGGTAGAATAACACTGGATGAAGCTCAAATTTTGGCTGCCGAAGAGGTGGGCAAGATGAGGTATGGAAGCGAGCAAAAAAATTATTTCTGGATTACGACGACTGATCCTGTAATGATTAATCATCCATATCGTTCGGACTTAAACGGGGAAAATCTACGTGATTTTGCAGATAAGCATGGGAATCAGTTATTTGCCGATGCCGCTGATTTAGTAAATGAAAAAGGCGAGGGGATAATTCAATACTATTGGAAAAGGAAAGCTGATGCTTCCAGCGAAGTGCCGAAATTATCGTATGTAAAAGCTTATCCTGCATGGAACTGGATAGTTGGTACCGGTATATATCTTGATGATGTCAGACAGGAGATAAAGAGGCTGCGAGATAAGTTGTTAAGAATATCGGTTCTTATTATCGGTATTATTGTTGTTGTTCTTGTTTATGTATTAAAGCAGACTAGAATAATTGAAGGAAAACGCAGGGATGCCGTAAATGAATTAAGGTTATCTAATCAGAGATATAAAAGCCTGGTGGGCGCGTCGACCGAAGGCACCTTGATGGTGGTTGAACGTAAGGTCGTATTTGCCAATAGCAAATTTATCAGTTTGCTTGACAGTGAAACCGAATCGATAGTTGGCACTGATTTCTCAGAGCTGTTTCAATTGAGCTGGGATGAAATGGTTTCAGGAATTAAAAACCCCAATCAAACGCATGCCTTTGAAACTGAGCTTTTGAAATCCAAAGCCGGTTATCAACATATTGTAGCTTATGTCACACAGGTTGAGCAGTCGGACAGCACTGCGTATATAGTTGTTATAAAAAATATTACTGAAAAGAACAGGCTTCGGCTCGATACCCAGAAATTGTCCGAGGATGTTCAACTCTCGCTTCAATTAATGAACCAACCGGTTAAGAATCTGGTTAACGAAAATATTTATTGTGATATAAATATGCCGATCGGCAAAGTTATTGAACTGATGAAAAGTAAACGCAGCGAAATTATAAGTGTGAAAAGCAGCGAAGAAACCGTGGGTGTCGTAACCGACAAAGATATTCGAAATCGTTTGATGAACGATTCAATTACCATGGACAGTTCGATAGTAAAAATAATGACATCGCCGGTAATCAGTATAAACCAGGGGGCTTTACTGTACGAAGCCGTACTGCTATTCAGAGAGCATAACATTTCACACCTTATGGTTACCAATCATAACAATATCATTAATGGTAATATCAGTTATCTCAAGTGTCTTGAAATGCAGAATAACTCACTGACATTTTTAATACAGGAGATTCAAAAATGTGATGTTATCAGGGATATGCGTAATATTTATAATAAAGTGCCGGTGCTCATTCAGGCAATATTTACCAGTACGGACAATATCAGCAGCGTGTCACGTATCATTACTTCAATCGCTGATGCTATAAACAAGCGAGTGATAGAAATGGCAATCGCCGAAGTCGGACAGCCGCCTTGCGCATTTGCATTCATTGCTATGGGAAGCGAAGGGCGTGGAGAACAAACACTTAAAACCGATCAGGATAATGCCATTATTTTTGCAGAGCCGTCTGATGATAATAAACAATACTTTTTACGTCTTTCGGTGGTCATTAATGAAAATTTGCACAAGATAGGTTATGCGCGCTGCGAAGGAGATCTGATGGCAGGTAACCCTGAATGGTGCAATCATGTTGATGAGTGGAAGGAGATATTTTCAACATGGATCAACAACCCTGTTGGGTTAAATGTCCTTGACGGCTCTCTGTTTTTTGACATGCGTTTGGTTTTTGGGGATCCGCAGTTGTCATCCCGACTGATTGATTTTGTATATGAAGAACTCAAAGGGAAAAATGAATTCTTCAGTCAATTGATTAAAACAGTCGCCTCAAGCAAACCGGCCTTTGAGAATCAACGCGTTGACATTAAAAAGTTTTTGATTCCAATTGTCGGGTATTTAAGAGCCAAAGCATTGTTCTATTCCATAAAACAAACCAATAGTATGATGCGGTTAAACTATTTAATGGCATATGATTTAATTTCTGAAAGCAAAGCCCAGGAGATTGAAAAAATGTATAATTTTCTTATGCATCTTCGAATAAAATGCCAGGTAAGTCTTATACTTGATAACGACTGGCCGTCTAATTCAATCTCGTTAAACAATCTTACGGCAATAGAGCAGGAGACACTTAGAAATATAATTAAAGAGGTGCAGAAATTACAGGAAGAATTGCAAACTATCCTTTAA
- a CDS encoding DUF3360 family protein, whose amino-acid sequence MVAHNGKTYYEQRKKASEFKTRAEYLDHELTIMKFRRWRVNLPFRDYSIEIEDVVPALAATIGKVVMVTAMVAAFADQYALSPAFIAENVRYEMLIAGAVFVLLFSAFLNPNSNLAGTHGPMIPIIPIVAAAGGHPLALGILIGLFGLILAITKGGSKLMNLTGIGVRGGLLIYLGAVGLIGQIGKLGKWGAAGGIGVVSFAVIGVTVLVYAYLARVKKRWLAIPLCSAIAGIIAFTMGADFNFSTPPGLPHFDPMWWWGTDTGWKMGLPNLGHFVAVIPFSILAVAMWSPDYLGHRVFQELNYPKEAKAVLMDVDDTMMVASIRQAIGSCLGGGNIASSWGTYMIPAAIAKRPIPGGAILTGIFCVVAGILGYPMDLAMWEPVLRVALIVGVFLPLLEAGMQMVSNHKDSQSAGTCIFACAFVNPVFGWAAAMLLDNLGLIGDTERAKTLSWNEKLIIPGAMFIVCVVSLGLVGQLPGIPGIF is encoded by the coding sequence ATGGTAGCGCACAATGGAAAAACGTATTACGAACAACGTAAGAAAGCAAGCGAATTCAAAACTCGAGCTGAGTACCTTGATCATGAACTGACTATTATGAAATTTCGTCGCTGGCGGGTCAACCTACCCTTCCGGGATTACAGCATTGAAATCGAGGACGTTGTGCCGGCCCTTGCCGCCACCATTGGAAAGGTTGTAATGGTAACCGCCATGGTGGCCGCTTTTGCGGATCAGTACGCGCTTTCGCCTGCATTTATTGCAGAGAACGTTCGGTATGAGATGCTGATCGCAGGGGCTGTCTTTGTCCTTCTTTTCTCGGCATTCTTGAATCCAAATTCAAATCTTGCGGGCACCCACGGCCCAATGATCCCCATCATCCCGATTGTCGCTGCGGCCGGTGGACACCCCTTGGCTCTGGGCATCTTAATCGGTCTATTCGGCCTGATTCTGGCCATCACAAAGGGCGGTTCCAAGCTGATGAATCTGACCGGGATCGGCGTCAGGGGAGGATTATTGATCTATCTGGGTGCTGTTGGACTGATAGGCCAAATCGGCAAACTTGGAAAATGGGGGGCAGCAGGCGGGATCGGCGTGGTTTCCTTTGCGGTTATCGGCGTAACCGTGCTTGTCTATGCCTACCTGGCGCGTGTCAAGAAGCGCTGGTTGGCCATCCCGCTCTGTTCGGCTATTGCAGGCATCATCGCATTTACAATGGGTGCGGATTTCAACTTTTCGACTCCGCCTGGACTTCCCCATTTTGATCCCATGTGGTGGTGGGGTACTGATACAGGGTGGAAGATGGGACTTCCGAATCTTGGCCATTTTGTCGCCGTTATCCCCTTCTCCATTCTGGCCGTCGCAATGTGGTCGCCGGATTACCTTGGACACCGTGTATTCCAGGAACTCAACTATCCAAAAGAAGCCAAAGCCGTCCTTATGGACGTGGACGATACCATGATGGTGGCGTCTATTCGTCAGGCCATCGGTTCCTGTCTTGGCGGTGGCAACATCGCCTCATCCTGGGGAACATACATGATTCCTGCAGCCATCGCCAAGCGTCCCATTCCCGGCGGTGCGATTCTCACCGGCATTTTCTGCGTGGTGGCCGGTATACTTGGCTACCCCATGGACCTTGCCATGTGGGAACCTGTTCTGCGCGTAGCGCTTATCGTTGGCGTATTCCTGCCGCTGCTTGAAGCAGGGATGCAGATGGTCAGCAACCATAAGGATTCCCAAAGCGCTGGAACGTGTATTTTTGCATGCGCCTTTGTAAATCCGGTATTTGGCTGGGCCGCTGCCATGCTCCTGGATAACTTGGGACTTATCGGCGATACCGAGCGGGCCAAAACCCTCTCCTGGAATGAAAAACTGATCATCCCGGGGGCCATGTTTATCGTTTGTGTCGTTTCCCTTGGGCTGGTGGGTCAGCTCCCCGGTATACCCGGCATCTTCTAA
- a CDS encoding universal stress protein, which translates to MREIKRIVTPIDFSDNTETIVSAAACIAGKFSAYLDFIFVVQKFEDYTAFFTPPANLPAMRDDLLNAAKKRMNDFIEKHKEGLYALGVSTVNGQVISGDIAEAIINYADWANAQLIIMGTHGYKGFNRIVFGSVAERVVKTACCPVMTVNPYREECKKNPK; encoded by the coding sequence ATGAGAGAGATTAAACGTATTGTAACCCCGATAGATTTTTCCGATAATACAGAAACGATTGTCAGTGCTGCTGCGTGTATTGCCGGTAAGTTTTCAGCATATCTTGATTTTATTTTTGTTGTTCAAAAATTTGAGGATTATACCGCGTTTTTTACACCGCCGGCCAACCTGCCCGCAATGAGAGACGATTTGCTTAATGCTGCTAAAAAACGGATGAACGATTTTATAGAAAAGCATAAGGAGGGGCTTTATGCTTTGGGTGTGTCTACTGTTAACGGACAAGTTATCTCCGGTGATATTGCAGAGGCAATTATTAATTATGCTGACTGGGCAAACGCGCAACTCATCATCATGGGGACACATGGATATAAAGGTTTTAATCGAATTGTATTTGGCAGTGTTGCAGAAAGAGTGGTGAAAACGGCATGTTGTCCTGTTATGACTGTTAACCCGTATCGCGAGGAATGTAAAAAAAATCCGAAATAG